The DNA segment CCATGCCTTTGGTGGATTTAAAATGTCTGGTGTCGGTTCGAAGTCCGGTGGGCCGGATTACCTGCTTCAGTTTCTTGATCCTCGCCTGGTGTGTGAAAACACCATCCGACGGGGATTTGCTCCGATTGAAGAAGGCGATGACTGGTTGAGTTGACCCTTTCTGATTTGAATGAAAAGTCCCCGGTTCGCAGGCTGCGAGCCGGGGACTTTTGTTGAGTCTGTGATAATTCAGTGCAGGCACTGGCTTTTCAAGAAAATAAGCACGTCCTACCAGACCCAATGACACAATGTATTATTGCAAAAACGGGAGGTTAAAGTGTCATGGTCATTTCATGCCACTTGACTCCGCCATGGGTGGAAGCGGAGAGCCCTGCATCCTTGAAACCATGGCGTACATAATATGCAATGAGCGCCTCTTTGCATAAGAGGAGTACTTTGGATTTTCCAAGCTCCTTGGCCTGGGCAATAAAACTGGCGAGCAGAAGGCTCCCTATGCCGCGTTTTCTGTACTTCGGTAAAACCGAAAGGGAAAAGATGACGATATTGCAGCCCTCGGGATCATGCCCGATTAGCTGCTTGAATTCTTCGTCTGAAATATCATCCTTGCTGGTGGAACCACTATTGATCTGTCCGATAACCTTTCCGGCACATTCAGCAACGAAAAAACCTTCAGGATAGGTGGTGATTCGTGCTTCCAGTGAGGTTGTCAATGCTGCCTCACAGGGAGGGAAAGATTGGGATTCAATAGTGTGACATGCTGTCAGGTCGTCTGGTTCCACCATTCTTACAGTGAATTCGCTCATTGTGGTGTTCCTGTTGTGTTGGTTTAATCCAATGAGGTGGTTGCAAGGGCTTCTTCAAGGTCTTCCCATGTGCTGTAAGCAGTTTCCAATTCTCTTTCAAGCTCTTCAAGGCGACCTTGATCTGTCGCCATTTCTTCAGACGAATGTTTAAAATAGTCCGGGGAAGACATTTTGTCTTGAATCGACTGAATATCCTGCTCCAGTGATTCAATCCTTGCGGGCATTTTCTTGAGTTGATCCCGTTTTTTCTCCAACTCATATTTTTCTTTGTAACTGAGTTTTTTGGGTCTTTGGTCTGGCTCTTTTCTTTCTTCCATCAGAGGCTTGCATGTTCGAGAAGATGGAGACGGCTTGTCTGGGCGTTGCCGGAGCCAATCATCATACCCCCCGACATATTCTGCGGCATGTCCATTTCCCTCGAAAGCAATGGTCGACGTGACCACATTATTGAGAAAAGCCCTGTCATGGCTGACGAGGAGAAGAGTGCCCGGATAATCCATGAGAAGCTCCTCAAGCAAATCGAGAGTCTCAACGTCTAGGTCGTTGGTCGGTTCATCCATGACAAGAACATTAGATGGTCTGGTAAAAAGGCGAGCCAGCAGGAGCCTGTTTCGTTCGCCCCCTGAAAGGACAGAGACGGGGACTTTTGCTCGGTCTGGGGTGAAAAGGAAATCCTTGAGGTGACTCATGACATGTCGTCGATGCCCATTGATATCCACAAAATCGTTGCCGTCTGCAATATTGTGCCGTGCGGATTTTGTCTCATCCAGCTGTTCGCGAAGTTGATCGAAATAGCTGATCTGGAGATTGACTCCCTGTCTGATGGAACCGGAATGAGGAGTTATGGACCCGAGAAGAATATTGAGCAGTGTCGTTTTCCCAACTCCATTCGGTCCGATCAGGCCGACTTTGTCACCACGCATGATTGAGGCGGAAAAATTATCTATCAGTATTTTATCTTCATATCCGAAGCAAATATGACTGGCTTCTACAACCAGTTTTCCTGTTCGCTCCGCATCCTGAATGACCATTTTGACTGATCCGGTTCTCTCTCGACGGGCTGTGTGCTCCTCTCGCATTTTGATCAGGTCTCTGACTCGTCCCATGTTTCGAGTCCGACGAGCTTTGATACCTTGTCGAATCCATGTTTCCTCTTCCGCCAGTTTGCGATCGAAATTATGATTTTGCTTTGCCTCGGCTTCAAGGTCGGCCTCTTTACGTTTGAGGTAGGTTGCGTAGTCACAATCCCAATTGAAGAGGCGGCTTCGGTCCAACTCGATAATACGCGTGGCTATACGTTTCAGAAAGGCCCGGTCATGGGTCACGAAGAGAAGGGCTGCATTTTGTCTAAGCAGAAAATCTTCGAGCCAAGTAATTGATTCGATATCAAGATGATTGGTGGGTTCATCAAGGATCAACAAGTCTGGGTTACTGACAAGTGCCCGAGCGAGTAAGGTGCGCCTTTTGGTTCCGCCGGAAAGGGAATCAAAAATTTCTTCACCGTCAAGTTTCAGATGGGAGAGGACAGTTTCGATGGTCTGGTGGTGCGGCCATCCTCCTGATTCTTCCAGTGCGTGTTGTGCCTTTTCCATTTGAGTCAAGAGGGCTTCGTGATCGCCCTTTTCCAAAGAAAGCGAGCGAGCGGCAGAGTGATAGGTGCTTAAATTTTTGCCAATTTCTCCCAGGCCTTGGGCTGTGACATCATAAACTGTTCCGCCGAGGTCATGAGGAACTTCCTGAGGTAAAAGAGCCACACGAGCACCTCGTGCATAGTCCACGCTGCCGCCATCAGGAGAGACTGAACCGTCTATGATGCCGAGGAGAGTTGATTTTCCTTCACCATTGCGGCCCAGTAAGCAGGCTCTTTCCCCTGGTTCGATCTGCATGGAAACGCTATCCAGCAGGAGAGTGCCGGTGAAATTAATGGAGATATCGCGCAGGCTGACTACGGCCATGGTATTCCTCAAAAAAAGAGGGCTGAAGGATCAGCCCTCTGAAAAGTTATCTGGTGTTCGTTGCTACTTGCAGGCGTTCTGAAAAGTCTTGAGACGCTCGGCATAAGGAGGATGACCGAAAAATGCAGAGCCGGAAACCAGGACATCGACGCCTGCTTCCGTTAACTCTCTGGCATTTTCAGCCGTTACTCCACCATCGATCTGGATAAGAGTGTCGGCTCCAGCTTCTGTGATCATTCCTTTGAGTTCCTTGACCTTGTCCAGGCAGAAAGGAATGAACTTTTGCCCTCCAAATCCGGGATTCACAGACATGATCAGAACCATGTAAAGTTGTGGAAGCAGGTAGCGGATACTTTCAAGAGAGGTATGTGGATTGAGTGCGACAGCCGGTTTGGCACCGGTTTCAGCTATTTGGGTGCATACACGCTCTAGGTGGGTACACGCTTCCGCATGGACGCAGATGAGATCGGCTCCCGCTTCGGTAAAACTTTCGACATACCGGCCAGGATCATTGACCATGAGGTGACAGTCGAAGAAGAGATTCGACTTGGCCCGCATGGCTTTGATGATGGGTGGCCCGAAAGTGATGTTAGGGACGAACATACCGTCCATGATGTCGAGATGGACCCATTCGAGTCCTGCCTTTTCCAAGGCCTTCAACTCGGATTCCATATTAGCGAAGTCCGAGGAGAGCATGGAAGGAGAAAGTATCATGCTTGAAACTCCGATTAAGAGAATTGATTGCTGGAAAGTATGTATCCGAGACCGCTTCGGTAAGCAAGAGTTGGCTTGTTATAAGTCGAATACCGACGAACTCTTTGGAAAGGAGGGCGCGTGTGACTTTTTTAAGAGCCTTGTTATTTCCAAAGATATAGAGCGGATGTGTCTCTAATACCCAGATGCATGAGAAAAGACCCCGCCATCAAAAAGAGATGCGGGGTCTTCCTATTATTCTTAATTTCGCTTGGTGCCTATGAGCTTTTCGGCCATAAGGCCCAGAACACTGCCGAGGACAATGGATGAGAGTAAGAGTATAATCCAGGCCGTAGGATCATGTTCCGTTGTCAAAATCGCCAAAGGGGCACCTGTCAGCAGAGCGAGGGTTATGCCTGAAAGCCAACTGTTCATTGGTAATCGCGCAAATGTTATGATGATACCCAGTGCCTGCCAGTGTACCATGGTCGAGATAGTCGTTTGCCATGAGAGTCCCTGGATTGCCATAGGAATGACATCAA comes from the Pseudodesulfovibrio piezophilus C1TLV30 genome and includes:
- a CDS encoding ATP-binding cassette domain-containing protein, whose translation is MAVVSLRDISINFTGTLLLDSVSMQIEPGERACLLGRNGEGKSTLLGIIDGSVSPDGGSVDYARGARVALLPQEVPHDLGGTVYDVTAQGLGEIGKNLSTYHSAARSLSLEKGDHEALLTQMEKAQHALEESGGWPHHQTIETVLSHLKLDGEEIFDSLSGGTKRRTLLARALVSNPDLLILDEPTNHLDIESITWLEDFLLRQNAALLFVTHDRAFLKRIATRIIELDRSRLFNWDCDYATYLKRKEADLEAEAKQNHNFDRKLAEEETWIRQGIKARRTRNMGRVRDLIKMREEHTARRERTGSVKMVIQDAERTGKLVVEASHICFGYEDKILIDNFSASIMRGDKVGLIGPNGVGKTTLLNILLGSITPHSGSIRQGVNLQISYFDQLREQLDETKSARHNIADGNDFVDINGHRRHVMSHLKDFLFTPDRAKVPVSVLSGGERNRLLLARLFTRPSNVLVMDEPTNDLDVETLDLLEELLMDYPGTLLLVSHDRAFLNNVVTSTIAFEGNGHAAEYVGGYDDWLRQRPDKPSPSSRTCKPLMEERKEPDQRPKKLSYKEKYELEKKRDQLKKMPARIESLEQDIQSIQDKMSSPDYFKHSSEEMATDQGRLEELERELETAYSTWEDLEEALATTSLD
- the rpe gene encoding ribulose-phosphate 3-epimerase; the encoded protein is MILSPSMLSSDFANMESELKALEKAGLEWVHLDIMDGMFVPNITFGPPIIKAMRAKSNLFFDCHLMVNDPGRYVESFTEAGADLICVHAEACTHLERVCTQIAETGAKPAVALNPHTSLESIRYLLPQLYMVLIMSVNPGFGGQKFIPFCLDKVKELKGMITEAGADTLIQIDGGVTAENARELTEAGVDVLVSGSAFFGHPPYAERLKTFQNACK
- a CDS encoding GNAT family N-acetyltransferase; the protein is MSEFTVRMVEPDDLTACHTIESQSFPPCEAALTTSLEARITTYPEGFFVAECAGKVIGQINSGSTSKDDISDEEFKQLIGHDPEGCNIVIFSLSVLPKYRKRGIGSLLLASFIAQAKELGKSKVLLLCKEALIAYYVRHGFKDAGLSASTHGGVKWHEMTMTL